The Clavelina lepadiformis chromosome 3, kaClaLepa1.1, whole genome shotgun sequence region CGATCTGAAATGGGTAGCTATATGTCTATGTAAGTGACAGGAGCGAGTGAATCCCCTTTCACACACAGAGCATTGGAATGGTTTCACTGGAGCGTGACATCTCATGTGCGTTTTCAATCTTCCAGCAGTTGTAAAGGCTTTACCGCACTCAGCACAAGGATAAGGCTTCTCACCTGTGTGGATGCGAATATGAGCTTTGAGATCACTACTTTGAGCAAATGCTCTTGAACAGAACTTGCACTGGAATGGTTTTTCCCCGGTATGAGTTCGAATATGGCTTTGTAAAGCAAAGCCACCGGGAAACTGCTTTTCACAAACCGTACAACCAAAGCTCTTGGTGCTTGGGTATTTTACTTTTCCGTGAATCGAATCCTTGTGCCGTATCATGGCACATTTTCGATTGAAAGACATTTTACAAATCTTGCAGTGAAACGGTTTTTGACTAGTGTGCACCAACATGTGCTTTTCTAGAGCACATTGGGAGTCATAtaagttttcagaaaaattacattgatGAAATGTCCTTTTACTTGTTATGTCATGGACACGCAGCTTGTGATATTCCATACTTTTGGCAGTAGCGAAAGTTTTTTCGCAGACGTTGCACttgaatatattttttgtcaatgTTTTCTTGGACTGAAAAGGAAAAGCCATAGAagctttgttggtaaaatTAGGAGACTGTGTGCAACCCCACAATTATACAACTTTAAAGCTCATTGCATTTTCAAATTATCTTACCTTTGATGGACTGTTAGTGATGACAGTGATGTAGTTTTCCTCCGTAGAAAAACTTGAACAATGAGATTGTTGCTTGCGTTTGGTTGTTTTCTTCTTAGGAGCTTTAGTTCGAttctttttaatgaaaatttagatgatttttaaattcaaattttgcattttcttaataaagtaCTTACATCAACTATGTCTTCGGTTTCTTCCACATAGCTTTGGTTTGATTCATCTTCATCAAGACTCTCGCACTTCACCACAATAGCAACCATATTTTGCATGTCGTCTGCGAGGTTTTGGTCCAAACTCTGCTTACTCATCTTTTCGTAAACTTTGTCTTTATCTTGGATTTGACTGAATCATCATCTAGCAAGGAAATTAGTGACTGGTAGGCAGTGACTGGTTTTCccttatttacattttacgaATAATCTGCAATCtaaaatcatcaaaaattaaagtaacATATAGAAGGTTACTATCGTACAAACTGTGTTTGACCTTATTTTAGTAACTAGCCCATGTTTGACATACTCGGTCAAACAAGTGCCTTTTATTTGCTGCTATATTTACTACTATGCTGTATATTACCAGCATAATACAGTAAAACCAGTACTACACTACCTAAGTGTCACTGTTCCAGCCCTACCTAGATAGAAATTCGTAATTCGTTTTGAACGGGAAGCGATTTAACGCTCGACACTCAACTGAAGCATGCAAGAAATACGTTTCCTTTCttcttgtgttttttttgtttgattttttttataggATCTTTccttgcaaataattttttgcagataTCACACTGATGTTGTTTCACACCGGTATGTGTAAGCAGGTGAATATTTAAGTCGTAAGacttttaaaacttcttttcaaaaacattacaagtcatttttttatcgtggaatttttctttgctttcgTTTTCACTTTTGCATGAGTTATTACAATGATCTTGATTATCTTCTGTCGTTATCCACCATTCGGGTTCATGTTCCACAACTTTTCCTAC contains the following coding sequences:
- the LOC143449986 gene encoding zinc finger protein 473-like isoform X2, with product MSKQSLDQNLADDMQNMVAIVVKCESLDEDESNQSYVEETEDIVDNRTKAPKKKTTKRKQQSHCSSFSTEENYITVITNSPSKSKKTLTKNIFKCNVCEKTFATAKSMEYHKLRVHDITSEKPYPCAECGKAFTTAGRLKTHMRCHAPVKPFQCSVCERGFTRSCHLHRHIATHFRSSSHITNNYIFAYVCKVCDKPFASKSTLTEHELSHASERSFKCLDCDKAYKHPSALKSHRKLHDETINRPNLKTFPCFYCDRIYNHNSSLHYHLSTHKK
- the LOC143449986 gene encoding uncharacterized protein LOC143449986 isoform X1; the protein is MSKQSLDQNLADDMQNMVAIVVKCESLDEDESNQSYVEETEDIVDNRTKAPKKKTTKRKQQSHCSSFSTEENYITVITNSPSKSKKTLTKNIFKCNVCEKTFATAKSMEYHKLRVHDITSKRTFHQCNFSENLYDSQCALEKHMLVHTSQKPFHCKICKMSFNRKCAMIRHKDSIHGKVKYPSTKSFGCTVCEKQFPGGFALQSHIRTHTGEKPFQCKFCSRAFAQSSDLKAHIRIHTGEKPYPCAECGKAFTTAGRLKTHMRCHAPVKPFQCSVCERGFTRSCHLHRHIATHFRSSSHITNNYIFAYVCKVCDKPFASKSTLTEHELSHASERSFKCLDCDKAYKHPSALKSHRKLHDETINRPNLKTFPCFYCDRIYNHNSSLHYHLSTHKK
- the LOC143449986 gene encoding uncharacterized protein LOC143449986 isoform X3, which gives rise to MSKQSLDQNLADDMQNMVAIVVKCESLDEDESNQSYVEETEDIVDNRTKAPKKKTTKRKQQSHCSSFSTEENYITVITNSPSKVRSLILVLSAVKPLQLLED